A single genomic interval of Oncorhynchus tshawytscha isolate Ot180627B linkage group LG15, Otsh_v2.0, whole genome shotgun sequence harbors:
- the LOC112214969 gene encoding alpha-2 adrenergic receptor-like: MDGMDSFNSSGVDTFPVVNLNSSSESPYSSATIASLAALVSFLILFTVVGNVLVVIAVLTSRAMKAPQNLFLVSLATADILVATLVMPFSLANELMGYWYFGRVWCGIYLALDVLFCTSSIVHLCAISLDRYWSVTQAVEYNLKRTPKRVKCIIVIVWLISAMISSPPLISIDKNNDNSQYPGCELNNDTWYILSSSIASFFAPCLIMILVYIRIYQVAKTRTRGMSEKKHGPGEHTMTENGLSKAALCKINGDRETGHCQCPPTPSMMTTEVHDEGDLEESSSSEDKGHTKPQDLNHKRVKRASRKNSAISKHSSRISRASNKSMDLFASRRKRRRSSVSMKKVSQAREKRFTFVLAVVMGVFVVCWFPFFFSYCLHGVCGDPCKIPDPLFKFFFWIGYCNSSLNPAIYTIFNQDFRRAFQKILCKSWKKSF, translated from the coding sequence ATGGACGGGATGGATTCGTTTAACTCAAGCGGAGTTGACACGTTCCCCGTTGTCAACTTAAATTCCTCATCAGAAAGTCCATATTCTTCGGCTACAATAGCGAGTCTTGCAGCACTTGTAAGTTTTCTTATTTTGTTTACAGTGGTCGGGAACGTTCTGGTTGTAATTGCGGTGTTAACAAGCCGGGCAATGAAAGCTCCCCAGAATCTGTTTTTGGTTTCGTTAGCCACCGCAGACATTCTGGTTGCCACTTTGGTGATGCCATTTTCTCTGGCAAACGAACTTATGGGCTACTGGTATTTCGGCAGAGTTTGGTGTGGAATTTACCTCGCTTTAGATGTCTTATTTTGCACTTCGTCCATCGTCCATCTGTGCGCAATCAGTTTGGACCGCTACTGGTCCGTTACGCAAGCTGTTGAATATAATCTCAAACGGACTCCTAAACGAGTGAAGTGTATTATCGTCATTGTATGGCTTATATCTGCCATGATATCTTCTCCTCCGTTAATATCAATAGACAAAAACAATGATAACTCTCAGTACCCAGGGTGTGAGCTGAACAATGACACTTGGTACATCCTCTCCTCTAGCATTGCGTCATTCTTTGCGCCTTGCCTAATCATGATATTAGTGTATATTAGAATATACCAAGTGGCGAAGACCAGGACCAGGGGCATGTCGGAGAAAAAACACGGTCCAGGTGAACATACAATGACTGAGAATGGGCTAAGCAAAGCCGCCTTGTGCAAAATCAACGGGGACAGAGAGACCGGGCACTGCCAGTGCCCACCCACGCCCAGCATGATGACCACAGAGGTTCATGATGAGGGGGACCTGGAGGAGAGCTCCTCCTCAGAGGATAAAGGTCACACCAAACCTCAGGACCTGAACCATAAGAGGGTCAAGCGGGCCAGCCGGAAGAACAGTGCCATCTCCAAACACTCCAGCCGGATCTCTAGAGCCAGCAACAAATCCATGGACCTGTTCGCctccaggaggaagaggaggaggagctctGTGTCCATGAAAAAGGTCTCCCAGGCCAGGGAGAAGAGGTTCACCTTTGTGCTGGCTGTAGTCATGGGGGTATTTGTGGTGTGCTGGTTCCCATTCTTCTTCAGCTACTGCCTGCACGGAGTGTGCGGGGACCCCTGTAAGATCCCCGATCCCCTCTTTAAATTCTTCTTCTGGATTGGTTACTGCAACAGCTCACTCAACCCCGCCATCTACACCATCTTCAACCAGGATTTCCGACGCGCCTTTCAGAAAATCCTTTGCAAGTCGTGGAAAAAATCCTTCTAG